Proteins encoded together in one Hevea brasiliensis isolate MT/VB/25A 57/8 chromosome 16, ASM3005281v1, whole genome shotgun sequence window:
- the LOC131174661 gene encoding uncharacterized protein LOC131174661, with translation MSISSFATLYWDGEIIIDDEGCDYCGGSSTVITIGRRMDFGTLGMKIVRAIDLEAGCEFISNIFFRQPIEGDGSVKWDCMGLTNDDDVNIMFNFIDEIGGMSSIELYIDIFRPDASRNVVDEAGPSNVGTTDEVVVRYQSSELDSSTFEDKVLGVINESEDICERRWVYESNESYFSDSHYCPNNGVDEEDSDEQWIDSDEADFNQDVEHDNEVVVNLPSYYNTHVANPIMPIVHPPPYCELDFSLLTVDPWSKPQYSSMWDPSNEFEVGMTFPSKEAVQRAAKEYHLLRHHDFSYDETKSKTYAIRCKYRNNNCKWRMRASRREGSDIWKITRYNGPHTCVNPSISQDHRQLDSKFLSDFILVIVREQPNVKISALQAEIKDKVGYMPSYRKMWKARHDAVVKIFGGWEESFTRLRQFMLALCKHNPDSSFLIEDDPLFVNNKLKPENRVFDRMFWAFKQTIEGFKHCRPVIFIDSTFLYGKYKGCLFCATGLDGNNHIFPIAWAIVDCENTRNWDWFMSCLRVFVTDRSDICVISDRHIAIKKAMQQDWWQPPNGHHRYCLRHVLSNYNTKFKNPDMKEALRKAAHQIQKKKFYDAMDTIKSEHPDTFEWARNIPLEKWTRSHDGGKRYGSMTTNTVESVNGMLKGIRALPIITMVEKIFFQCVQYFDTRRTTFREQLQLGFNLTPACRQILNENLNEANSLNVRLFNRDCGEFEVWKDRTGDNHIVKLYERTCTCEKFQEIRIPCSPVIAACQSISINYEQYVSNYYTLERTLKCYEWQFHALGHHDDWPTDNDPILVPDPNRKRSKGRPTSLRKMNEMDWMVIQKRGDPSKIH, from the exons ATGTCAATTTCATCGTTTGCTACCTTATATTGGGATGGAGAAATTATTATTGATGATGAAGGCTGCGACTATTGTGGGGGTTCATCAACAGTCATTACCATTGGTAGACGCATGGATTTTGGTACTTTAGGTATGAAAATAGTACGTGCAATTGATCTTGAAGCTGGGTGTGAATTTATATCGAATATCTTTTTCAGACAACCCATTGAAGGAGATGGTTCAGTGAAATGGGACTGTATGGGTTTGACTAACGatgatgatgtaaatattatgtttaattttattgatgaaattggAGGTATGTCATCGATAGAATTATATATTGATATTTTTCGACCGGATGCATCTAGAAATGTTGTTGATGAAGCGGGACCATCAAATGTTGGTACTACTGATGAGGTAGTTGTTCGCTATCAATCGTCTGAACTTGATAGTAGTACGTTTGAGGATAAAGTTTTGGGGGTTATCAATGAATCTGAAGATATTTGTGAACGTCGATGGGTGTACGAATCAAACGAATCATACTTTTCTGATAGTCATTATTGCCCCAATAATGGTGTCGATGAAGAGGATTCTGATGAACAATGGATTGATAGTGATGAGGCAGACTTCAATCAGGATGTTGAGCATGATAATGAGGTAGTAGTCAACTTGCCTTCATACTATAACACTCATGTTGCAAACCCAATAATGCCTATTGTCCATCCTCCACCTTACTGTGAGTTAGATTTTTCATTGCTAACAGTTGATCCATGGTCAAAACCGCAATATAGTTCAATGTGGGATCCATCGAATGAGTTTGAAGTTGGAATGACATTTCCGTCTAAAGAGGCTGTCCAAAGAGCTGCCAAAGAATATCATTTACTTAGGCACCATGACTTTTCTTATGATGAGACAAAGAGCAAAACATATGCTATAAGGTGCAAATATAGAAACAACAATTGTAAGTGGAGAATGCGTGCGTCTCGTCGGGAAGGTTCTGATATATGGAAAATTACTCGATATAACGGACCCCATACATGTGTTAATCCATCAATCTCACAAGATCATAGGCAATTGGATAGCAaatttttatctgatttcatcctAGTAATTGTACGAGAACAGCCAAATGTGAAGATATCTGCGTTACAAGCAGAAATCAAAGATAAGGTTGGATATATGCCGAGTTATCGGAAGATGTGGAAGGCTAGACACGATGCAGTTGTTAAgatatttggtggttgggaggaATCTTTTACAAGATTGCGTCAATTCATGCTTGCGTTGTGCAAACACAACCCCGATTCTTCGTTCTTGATTGAAGATGACCCTCTGtttgttaataataaattaaaacctGAGAATCGGGTTTTCGATAGGATGTTTTGGGCATTCAAACAAACAATTGAAGGTTTCAAGCACTGTCGGCCAGTTATTTTTATAGACTCCACATTTTTATATGGAAAGTACAAAGGGTGTTTATTTTGTGCTACGGGACTGGACGGCAATAACCATATTTTTCCTATTGCatgggcaatagttgattgtgaaAATACAAGGAACTGGGATTGGTTCATGTCTTGTTTACGGGTGTTTGTGACTGATCGTTCTGATATTTGTGTTATATCAGACAGACATATTGCCATTAAAAAAGCAATGCAGCAAGATTGGTGGCAGCCTCCTAATGGACATCATCGATACTGCTTAAGACACGTACTGAGCAATTATAACACGAAGTTTAAAAATCCTGACATGAAAGAAGCTCTTCGAAAGGCAG cTCACCAAATTCAGAAAAAGAAATTTTATGATGCCATGGACACAATCAAGAGCGAGCATCCAGATACATTTGAATGGGCCAGAAATATACCATTGGAGAAATGGACACGTTCTCATGATGGAGGAAAAAGGTATGGCTCTATGACAACCAATACCGTTGAGTCAGTTAATGGAATGCTGAAGGGGATTCGTGCACTACCAATAATTACAATGGTAGAGAAAATATTTTTCCAATGTGTCCAATATTTTGACACACGCCGCACGACCTTCCGCGAACAATTGCAGTTGGGCTTCAACTTAACACCGGCATGTCGtcaaattttgaatgaaaatttgaatGAAGCAAACTCACTTAATGTTCGATTATTTAATCGCGATTGTGGTGAATTTGAAGTTTGGAAGGATAGAACTGGGGACAACCACATCGTCAAACTTTATGAGAGGACATGCACATGCGAGAAGTTTCAAGAGATACGTATTCCATGTTCTCCTGTCATAGCAGCATGCCAATCAATCTCAATTAATTATGAGCAATACGTTTCAAATTATTATACATTGGAACGAACGCTTAAGTGCTATGAGTGGCAGTTTCATGCACTTGGACATCATGATGATTGGCCAACAGACAATGATCCAATCCTTGTACCTGACCCAAATCGGAAAAGGTCTAAAGGAAGACCAACTTCTTTAAGGAagatgaatgaaatggattggatGGTGATTCAAAAGAGAGGGGATCCGTCTAAAATCCATTGA
- the LOC110670476 gene encoding low affinity sulfate transporter 3 gives MGSKTRETYTVEELQQLDADVTGRRERAQWVLNSPDPPGLLHDIISSVKDVAFPLGHTTAKQTTSRRAVSFLKGLFPILSWGRDYRFSKFKNDLMAGLALASLSIPQSIGYATLAKLDPQYGLYTSFIPPLIYALMGSSREIAIGPVAVVSMLLSSMIQEIEDPATDPAAYRKMVLTVTFFAGIFQAVFGLFRLGFLVDFLSHAAIVGFMGGAAIVIGLQQLKGLLGINHFTNKTDLVSVLESVFTSIDHPWSPLNFVLGCSFLIFLLIARFIGRRNKKLFWFPVIAPLISVILSTLIVFLTKADKHGVKIVEQVKGGLNPSSVGEIQLKRPHVGQAAKIGLISAIVALTEAIAVGRSFASIKGYHLDGNKEMLAMGFMNIAGSLTSCYVATGSFSRTAVNFSAGCETVLSNIVMAITVFLSLEFFTRLLYYTPIAILASIILSALPGVLDIHEAYYIWKVDKLDFLACVGAFVGVLFASVEIGLLAAVTISFAKILLNSIRPGIEELGRLPRTDTYCEINQYPMAIRTPGILVVRVNSALLCFANANFVRERILRWVTEEEDHVSNENTKEGIQAVILDMSNVTNVDIAGILALEELHKKLLSHETELAIANPRWQVIHKLKLAKFTDKVGSGRIFFTVAEAVAASISTPNNC, from the exons ATGGGTTCAAAGACAAGAGAGACCTACACTGTAGAGGAGCTGCAGCAGCTGGACGCAGACGTTACCGGACGGCGAGAGAGGGCACAGTGGGTGCTGAATTCTCCTGATCCACCAGGTCTATTGCACGATATTATCAGTTCAGTTAAGGACGTTGCCTTCCCTCTTGGACACACAACTGCAAAGCAAACTACCAGTAGACGTGCCGTATCATTCTTGAAAGGCCTGTTTCCAATCCTTAGCTGGGGTAGGGATTACAGATTTTCTAAGTTTAAAAACGACCTAATGGCAGGTTTAGCACTTGCAAGCCTTAGCATTCCTCAG AGTATCGGATATGCTACTTTAGCAAAACTCGATCCTCAATACGGCCTAT ACACCAGTTTTATTCCCCCTCTGATTTATGCTCTAATGGGGAGTTCAAGAGAAATTGCCATTGGGCCCGTAGCTGTGGTATCTATGCTGCTTTCCTCTATGATTCAGGAGATAGAAGATCCTGCAACTGACCCTGCTGCATATAGAAAGATGGTTCTAACTGTTACCTTCTTTGCTGGAATCTTCCAAGCCGTATTTGGATTGTTTAG GTTGGGATTTCTTGTGGATTTTCTTTCACATGCTGCCATTGTTGGATTTATGGGGGGTGCAGCCATTGTTATTGGTCTTCAGCAACTGAAAGGGCTACTTGGGATCAATCATTTCACCAATAAAACTGATTTAGTCTCTGTCCTGGAGTCTGTTTTCACATCAATAGACCATCCG TGGTCCCCTCTGAATTTCGTCCTGGGCTGCTCATTCCTTATCTTCCTTCTAATTGCCAGGTTTATC GGCAGGAGAAACAAGAAGCTCTTCTGGTTTCCAGTCATTGCTCCTCTCATATCTGTGATATTATCCACTTTGATAGTGTTCTTGACAAAAGCTGATAAGCACGGAGTAAAGATTGTAGAACAAGTCAAAGGAGGCTTGAATCCAAGTTCAGTCGGTGAAATACAACTCAAAAGACCACATGTTGGACAAGCAGCCAAAATTGGCCTCATTTCTGCCATTGTTGCTCTTACC GAAGCTATTGCTGTTGGCCGGTCTTTCGCTTCCATAAAAGGCTATCACCTTGATGGGAACAAAGAGATGTTAGCTATGGGCTTCATGAACATTGCAGGATCTCTGACTTCCTGTTATGTGGCAACTG GTTCATTTTCAAGAACTGCTGTGAATTTCAGTGCAGGGTGCGAAACTGTATTATCCAATATAGTGATGGCTATTACGGTGTTTTTGTCACTGGAATTTTTCACTAGGCTCCTGTATTACACTCCCATTGCAATCCTGGCTTCAATCATTCTATCAGCTCTTCCTGGAGTTCTTGATATTCATGAAGCTTACTACATCTGGAAGGTTGACAAGCTAGACTTCCTTGCCTGCGTCGGTGCTTTCGTTGGCGTCTTGTTTGCATCAGTGGAAATCGGGCTTCTAGCTGCG GTAACCATCTCATTTGCCAAGATATTGCTAAACTCCATTCGACCAGGCATAGAAGAACTTGGAAGACTTCCAAGAACAGATACCTATTGTGAGATAAATCAATATCCCATGGCCATCAGAACTCCAGGAATTTTAGTAGTCCGTGTCAACTCTGCCCTACTTTGCTTTGCTAATGCCAACTTTGTAAGAGAAAG GATACTGAGGTGGGTGACAGAAGAAGAGGATCATGTATCTAATGAAAACACAAAGGAAGGGATTCAAGCAGTAATTCTTGACATGTCCA ATGTAACAAACGTAGACATTGCAGGAATTCTTGCACTAGAAGAGCTGCACAAGAAGTTGCTCTCACATGAAACAGAG TTGGCCATAGCCAACCCAAGATGGCAAGTAATTCACAAGCTAAAGTTGGCGAAATTCACGGATAAAGTAGGAAGTGGAAGGATTTTCTTCACAGTTGCTGAAGCCGTGGCTGCAAGCATTAGCACTCCCAATAACTGTTGA